In Balaenoptera ricei isolate mBalRic1 chromosome 4, mBalRic1.hap2, whole genome shotgun sequence, the following are encoded in one genomic region:
- the LOC132365411 gene encoding large ribosomal subunit protein uL22-like, translating into MVHYSPDPENPTKPCKSRCSNLHVHFKNTRETAQAIKGMHIRKATKYVKDVTSKKQCVPFRRYNGGVGRCAQAKQWGWTQGRWPKKSAVFLLHMLKNAESNAELKGLDVDSLVIEHIQVNKAPKMQHRTYRDHGWINPYMNSLCHMEMILTEK; encoded by the coding sequence ATGGTTCACTATTCACCTGAcccagaaaaccccacaaaaccatGCAAGTCAAGATGTTCAAATCTTCATGTTCACTTTAAGAACACTCGTGAAACTGCCCAGGCCATTAAGGGTATGCATATCCGAAAAGCCACCAAGTATGTGAAGGATGTCACTTCAAAGAAGCAATGTGTGCCATTCCGTCGTTACAATGGTGGAGTTGGTAGGTGTGCCCAGGCCAAACAGTGGGGCTGGACGCAGGGTCGGTGGCCCAAAAAGAGTGCTGTATTTTTACTGCACATGCTCAAAAATGCAGAGAGTAATGCTGAACTTAAGGGCTTAGATGTAGATTCTCTGGTCATTGAGCACATCCAGGTGAACAAAGCCCCCAAGATGCAGCACAGGACTTACAGAGATCATGGTTGGATCAACCCATACATGAACTCTCTCTGCCACATGGAGATGATCCTTACTGAAAAATAA